In Passer domesticus isolate bPasDom1 chromosome 1, bPasDom1.hap1, whole genome shotgun sequence, one DNA window encodes the following:
- the IL6 gene encoding interleukin-6, translated as MKFPRDCGSDRARAGRRRPPALRAALLLPPLLLLLLLLVPRAAAAPLHNADSSGEAELDEAAARRAALPDSLRLARLLLERAAQLQHEMCEKFTVCQNSMEMLLHNNLNLPKVTEEDGCLLAGFNEDKCLTKISSGLYTFQTYLKYIQETFISENQNVESLSYSTEHLARTIRQMVINPEEVIIPDAATQESLHTKLKSTNAWTVKITIQLILRDFTSFMEKTVRAVRYLKNTRSFSV; from the exons ATGAAGTTTCCCCGGGACTGCGGCTCCGACCGTGCCCgcgccggccgccgccggccgccCGCCCTCCGCGccgcgctgctgctgccgccgctgctgctgctgctgctgctgctggtgccgcgggccgccgccgccccgctgCACAACGCCGACTCCTCGGGCGAGGCCGAGCTGGAcgaggcggcggcgcggcgggcggcgctGCCCGACAGCCTGCGGCTGGCGCGGCTGCTGCTCGAGCGGGCggcacagctgcagcacgaG ATGTGCGAGAAGTTTACCGTCTGCCAGAATAGCATGGAAATGCTCCTCCACAACAACCTCAACCTCCCCAAGGTGACGGAGGAAGATGGGTGTCTGCTCGCCGGCTTTAATGAG GATAAATGCTTGACAAAAATCTCCAGCGGACTTTATACATTTCAGACATACCTCAAATACATACAAGAAACTTTTATTAGTGAAAACCAAAACGTTGAATCGCTATCCTATAGTACAGAGCACCTGGCACGTACCATAAGACAGATG GTGATCAATCCCGAAGAAGTGATCATCCCAGATGCAGCTACCCAGGAATCCCTCCACACAAAGCTGAAGTCCACTAACGCCTGGACAGTGAAAATCACCATCCAACTCATCCTCCGAGATTTTACTTCATTTATGGAGAAGACAGTGAGGGCCGTGCGCTATTTGAAAAACACCAGGAGTTTCAGTGTTTGA